The Caretta caretta isolate rCarCar2 chromosome 5, rCarCar1.hap1, whole genome shotgun sequence genome contains a region encoding:
- the CHRNB3 gene encoding neuronal acetylcholine receptor subunit beta-3 isoform X4 translates to MLLLLDLTMVPLILCVSNSAVAGLSLIAENEDALLRHLFHGYQKWVRPVEYSNDTIKVLFGLKISQLVDVDEKNQLMTTNVWLKQEWTDHKLCWNPEDYGGITAIRVPSESLWLPDIVLFEK, encoded by the exons ATGCTGCTGCTCCTAGATCTGACTATGGTGCCCCTCATTCTTTGCGTTAGCAACTCAG ctgttgCTGGGCTCAGTTTGATTGCTGAAAACGAAGATGCCCTCCTGAGACACTTATTTCATGGGTACCAGAAATGGGTCCGACCTGTTGAATACTCCAACGATACAATAAAAGTCCTTTTTGGCTTAAAGATATCTCAGCTTGTGGATGTG GATGAAAAGAATCAGCTGATGACAACAAATGTGTGGCTGAAACAG GAATGGACTGACCATAAGTTGTGCTGGAATCCTGAGGACTATGGTGGGATCACGGCGATCCGGGTTCCGTCAGAGTCGCTGTGGCTCCcggacattgttttgtttgaaaa